Part of the Fusarium musae strain F31 chromosome 3, whole genome shotgun sequence genome, TTTGCAAGATCGCTGAAGCCAGCGACTATGGTAATGCCTGCAAATTCGACGCCCTGGAGGGCATACCTTTCAGCAACGGCACTGACCACAGCAGTACCTAAACTCTGCCCGAGCAGGACTATGCGACTTGGTGGAATCTCTGCCACGTTGGTAGCCCAGTCAACGAGTGTTGCGGCATCTTGAATTACTCCAGTCTCTGAAGGGGTGCCCGTAGAATGACCAAATCCTCGGTAGTCGATGGCGATAACATGATATGAGGAAGTATCAGTCAAGGAATGATAGCTGAGAGGTCGAATAGCTTGCGCGATATGACCAGCATTCTGTAGGGTCAGTTGACATCAGTTAGAACATGGCGGTCACCACTTACACCGTGAACTGAGATACGAGTAAGTATCAGTGGGATGAGAACTCCAGATTCAACTTACAATATAACACCAAGCGAGATTCTGGATCCTCCTTCAGTAGACGAAATGACTCGGTCTTGGTGAAGTCTGCCGAGAAACCCGGCTCTTGGGATTCTATCTTGGCCTCATTCTGTAGATATAGAGGGAGTGGTAGGATATGCCAGGCGTATATTGATTCGCCGTCAGGCGTCTTCAGTGAGAACGGAGTTACTTGGTTCCCTATACGAGCATTATATGAGTATTATGAATACAAAATCTCAGAGTTTGGACATACGAGCGAAACCCCACCGTTCTGGTTGGTTGACATTACTCCATAATAATGTATTGAATTTGTGCGCATATAGAAACCTGATTAGAGAGTTAAAACCGATTAACTCGACAATAAGACACGATCCAAACATACTGTCTCTGGAAGAAGGGTGTCATTCCCAGTCCCAGGAAAACGCAATAGAGGCCCAGTGGTGCTGCGACTGCTATGACCACAGCCATGACGGcgggatgaagatgagacaTGATTCTCAGTTGGTAGCTCAAAGAACAAATCAGAGTAAAAGAGATCTATGAAAGATTCAGAAAATGAAACGCTACCTTGGCCGAGGCAAATAATATGCTCACCTGCTACGGAGTAATTACAAGGCAGAACCCACGAAGGCCTGAGGTCGAACCACACAGGACGTTGCTTTGC contains:
- a CDS encoding hypothetical protein (MEROPS:MER0017243); protein product: MAVVIAVAAPLGLYCVFLGLGMTPFFQRQFLYAHKFNTLLWSNVNQPERWGFARNQVTPFSLKTPDGESIYAWHILPLPLYLQNEAKIESQEPGFSADFTKTESFRLLKEDPESRLVLYFHGNAGHIAQAIRPLSYHSLTDTSSYHVIAIDYRGFGHSTGTPSETGVIQDAATLVDWATNVAEIPPSRIVLLGQSLGTAVVSAVAERYALQGVEFAGITIVAGFSDLANLLLGYRIVGIFPVLAPFRMWPCLVRFIHRFVVDKWHSDRRLANVVRHTKTRLRLNLIHAKNDRDIPWTEDNKLFRAAAQETLGIVDDKDFETWKEERTIRKGKDAFVTNWTAEPDMIIRQELFPYGGHNDIMGYAPVALAIMRAFDLHGTTYSDE